One Edaphobacter flagellatus genomic region harbors:
- a CDS encoding ABC transporter permease: MSFLAPLRSWWKALAHRSQTDREIEAEFEYHIHVRAQHLMELGTSPQEALRQAKFELGRVDTQKEKFRATIGLRPLHEIGGDIRYGIRSLYRQPSVSIAAILSLALGIGATSAMFNVIYSTLLHPFPYADADRIVNPSLIDEKQPLVPTWFALEPAQYESFIKATSIDSVLGFMLAGQSETGGPFPENVSTAYVTPNMNSFLGVPPLLGRGLQLSDASQDVVVLSYKYWQRRFGGDPAILGHTLDLEHQSFTIVGVMPSRFTFTETVSNADVYIPWSASRSPALFPWIKLRPGVTMAMANAEFQAYLNKFRQETPRHFPEQFHTNVEPIAAPYFRRSGRTLAMLFAAVIFLLLIGCANCSVLLLARGEARQHELSIRSAIGASRFRMIRQLLVESLAIAFSGAALGTALSYWLAKLPLKLMPGTFPQEATIAVNWPVLVFSVALALITGVLFGLAPALRFSRPDVSHMMQARARTLSTTNSRPLNLLIGAQVALTFILLGVAGAAIAGFMHITSMNLGYDPHNVGFIGIPLKPDPNKNHQAYANYISRLRDTVAAVPGVVSVGVMSSGIPPSQPFGGFGLPSSFEMLGHQSEQPQHALVQVVSPEYFATLKIPLLRGRLWSGDENRRGDFVAVVNETFAQQYFPQHNVIGQQVRADSLKNDGRPASITSPNSSDWRQVLGIVADFQNNGLERPVAPAIYVPYTAFMWNYTQLFIRTSGNPQDLLQPLRTALHTFNPEQRISFTTEIGTLEEVLSHQPIWMQQHLFSSLFTFFSGLALFLSLFGIASTVLFATARRRSELGIRMALGAGRTHIIWTVSRTTLTTIASGIAVGLALNLTLHKLLQHWMPGNHASLWVFAPVTAILLAGAAIACMLPAVRAASIDPAETLRCD; the protein is encoded by the coding sequence ATCTAATGGAGCTGGGCACATCTCCGCAAGAAGCGCTGCGACAAGCAAAGTTCGAACTAGGTCGCGTCGACACCCAAAAAGAGAAGTTCCGCGCAACCATCGGACTTCGCCCTCTACACGAGATCGGCGGCGACATTCGCTACGGCATCCGCTCGCTCTATCGGCAACCGTCCGTCTCCATCGCAGCCATCCTTTCGCTGGCGCTTGGCATTGGAGCGACGTCGGCGATGTTCAACGTCATCTACTCCACTCTGCTGCATCCGTTTCCTTACGCCGATGCGGACCGCATCGTGAATCCTTCGCTCATCGACGAGAAGCAACCACTGGTGCCGACATGGTTCGCCCTCGAGCCCGCGCAGTACGAAAGCTTTATCAAAGCAACGTCGATCGACAGTGTACTTGGCTTCATGCTCGCGGGACAGTCTGAAACGGGCGGCCCGTTTCCGGAGAATGTGAGTACCGCTTACGTGACTCCGAACATGAACTCTTTCCTTGGAGTTCCTCCGTTGCTCGGCCGTGGACTCCAGCTATCCGATGCCTCACAAGATGTAGTCGTGCTTAGCTACAAGTACTGGCAGCGGCGATTCGGTGGCGATCCCGCGATCCTGGGACATACGCTGGACCTCGAGCATCAGAGTTTCACCATTGTCGGTGTAATGCCATCGCGATTTACTTTTACGGAGACAGTAAGCAATGCGGACGTTTACATCCCATGGAGCGCCTCTCGCAGTCCCGCACTATTTCCGTGGATCAAGCTCCGGCCCGGCGTGACAATGGCGATGGCCAACGCAGAGTTTCAGGCCTACCTTAATAAATTCAGGCAGGAAACCCCTCGGCACTTTCCAGAGCAGTTTCACACGAACGTAGAGCCCATCGCCGCACCATACTTTCGTCGTTCTGGGCGTACGCTGGCAATGCTGTTCGCTGCCGTTATTTTTCTTCTCCTCATTGGTTGCGCCAACTGCTCCGTCCTTCTGCTCGCTCGCGGAGAAGCGCGCCAGCATGAGCTTTCGATCCGCTCCGCCATCGGCGCCAGCCGCTTTCGCATGATTCGTCAACTGCTGGTCGAATCGCTGGCCATCGCATTCTCAGGTGCAGCGCTCGGCACAGCACTCTCCTACTGGCTGGCCAAATTGCCTTTGAAGCTCATGCCCGGAACCTTTCCGCAAGAGGCGACGATCGCCGTCAACTGGCCTGTGCTTGTCTTCTCCGTAGCATTGGCCCTCATCACCGGAGTCCTCTTCGGTCTCGCACCCGCCCTGCGTTTTTCTCGCCCTGACGTCTCGCACATGATGCAGGCGCGGGCTCGAACACTCAGCACAACAAACAGCAGGCCGCTCAACCTGCTCATCGGCGCGCAGGTCGCTCTCACCTTCATCCTGCTCGGCGTTGCAGGCGCGGCTATCGCAGGTTTCATGCACATCACCTCCATGAACCTCGGATATGATCCGCACAACGTTGGCTTCATTGGCATACCGTTAAAACCCGATCCAAATAAGAATCACCAGGCGTATGCCAACTACATCTCTCGCTTGCGAGATACCGTAGCTGCAGTCCCTGGCGTTGTCTCGGTTGGTGTCATGTCTAGTGGAATCCCTCCGTCGCAGCCCTTCGGCGGCTTTGGCCTGCCGTCTTCTTTCGAGATGCTTGGCCATCAATCGGAGCAGCCACAACACGCATTGGTGCAGGTTGTAAGCCCGGAGTACTTTGCCACCTTGAAGATTCCTCTCCTCCGCGGCCGTCTGTGGAGCGGCGACGAAAACCGCCGCGGAGACTTCGTCGCCGTCGTCAACGAAACCTTCGCGCAACAATACTTTCCCCAACACAACGTCATTGGTCAGCAGGTGCGCGCCGATTCCCTGAAGAACGACGGCAGGCCAGCCAGCATCACCTCACCCAACAGCAGCGACTGGCGACAGGTTCTCGGCATCGTCGCCGATTTCCAGAACAACGGACTGGAGCGGCCCGTCGCCCCTGCCATCTACGTCCCTTACACGGCCTTCATGTGGAACTACACCCAGCTCTTCATTCGCACATCAGGTAATCCGCAAGACCTGCTACAGCCGCTTCGTACCGCGCTCCACACCTTCAATCCCGAACAGCGCATCTCCTTCACCACCGAGATCGGCACCCTCGAAGAGGTCCTGAGCCATCAGCCCATTTGGATGCAGCAGCATCTCTTCTCCAGCCTCTTCACCTTTTTCAGCGGCCTCGCACTCTTCCTCTCGCTCTTCGGCATCGCAAGCACCGTACTCTTCGCGACCGCACGCAGACGCAGCGAGCTAGGCATTCGCATGGCCCTGGGCGCAGGACGCACACACATCATCTGGACTGTCTCGCGCACCACACTCACCACGATCGCCAGCGGCATCGCCGTGGGACTCGCCCTCAATCTCACGCTGCACAAGCTGCTCCAGCACTGGATGCCCGGTAATCATGCCTCGCTCTGGGTCTTCGCACCGGTCACGGCCATCCTCTTAGCCGGTGCTGCTATCGCGTGCATGCTGCCCGCCGTACGAGCAGCCTCAATCGACCCCGCAGAGACACTTCGCTGCGACTAA